In the genome of Populus nigra chromosome 9, ddPopNigr1.1, whole genome shotgun sequence, one region contains:
- the LOC133702785 gene encoding cytochrome P450 71D10-like — protein sequence LYVNDLGTIPDETSLHDLKFLKLIIKETLRLHPPAPLIPRECRKRCHVNGYDIHVKGKVLINAWAIGRDPSYWNEPERFYPERFINVSTDFKGSDFEFIPFGAGKRMRTGMLFAIANIEFPLAQMLFHFDWKPVDGLKPENLDMTESFGGAPKRKRDLKLIPISYRSLVG from the coding sequence ttatacgtGAATGATCTTGGAACTATTCCTGACGAAACAAGCCTTCATGATCTAAAATTCTTGAAGTTAATTATCAAAGAAACTCTAAGATTACATCCTCCTGCGCCATTGATTCCAAGAGAGTGTAGGAAGAGATGTCATGTTAATGGATACGACATTCACGTCAAAGGTAAAGTATTGATTAATGCATGGGCAATTGGAAGAGATCCCAGTTATTGGAATGAACCTGAGAGATTCTATCCAGAGAGATTCATCAATGTTTCGACTGATTTTAAGGGTAGCGACTTTGAATTCATCCCATTTGGTGCTGGAAAGAGGATGCGCACTGGCATGTTGTTTGCTATAGCCAACATTGAGTTTCCACTTGCGCAGATGTTATTCCATTTTGACTGGAAACCTGTTGATGGATTGAAGCCTGAAAATCTTGACATGACTGAGTCTTTTGGTGGCGCACCTAAAAGAAAACGAGATCTTAAGTTAATTCCCATTTCATATCGTTCACTCGTGGGATAA
- the LOC133702518 gene encoding cytochrome P450 726A27-like, producing the protein MSLSLPVFLTILLVISILWTWTKLIKSNKSSSNPPPGPWKLPFIGNLHQLVHPLPHHRLRDLAKKFGPVMQLQVGEVSTVIISSSEAAKEVLKTHEINFVERPHLVAASVLFYNRKDIAFAPYGEYWRQVRKISILELLSAKRVRSFKSIREEEVSNFITSIYSKEGSPINLSRMIFSLGNGIIARASIGKKCKNQEAFLPIVDELMKALGGFNMIDIFPSSKFIYMVSRVRSRLERMRREADEILESIISERRANSALASKMDKNEEDDLLGVLLNLQDHGNLEFELTTSDIKAIILGMFSGGGDTSSTALEWAMSELVKNPRVMEKAQKEVRQVFNDIGTIPDEASLHDLKFLKLVIKETLRLHPSGPLIPRECGKRCNVNGYDIHVKSKVLINAWAIGRDPNYWNEPERFYPERFINVSTDFKGSDFEFIPFGAGKRMCPGMLFATANIEFLLAQMLYHFDWKPADGLKPENLDMTESLGGTVKRKRDLKLIPISYRSLVG; encoded by the exons ATGTCGCTCTCCCTCCCTGTTTTTTTAACCATCCTTCTCGTTATCTCCATTTTATGGACGTGGACGAAACTTATCAAAAGCAACAAGTCAAGTTCAAATCCACCTCCTGGGCCATGGAAATTACCCTTTATTGGAAACCTTCACCAGCTAGTTCACCCTCTGCCCCATCATCGCCTGAGGGACTTGGCCAAGAAATTTGGACCTGTCATGCAACTTCAAGTTGGTGAAGTTTCCACTGTCATTATTTCTTCATCAGAAGCGGCGAAAGAAGTGTTGAAAACCCATGAAATCAACTTTGTTGAAAGACCTCATCTCGTAGCTGCAAGCGTCCTGTTCTACAACCGTAAAGACATTGCATTTGCACCGTATGGCGAATATTGGAGACAAGTAAGAAAAATCTCCATATTAGAGCTTCTTTCTGCAAAACGTGTACGATCATTCAAATCTATTAGGGAAGAAGAggtatctaattttattacttcCATTTATTCAAAAGAGGGGTCTCCAATCAACCTTAGTAGGATGATATTTTCTTTAGGAAATGGCATCATTGCGAGAGCAAGCATTGGTAAGAAATGCAAAAACCAAGAAGCTTTCTTACCAATTGTTGACGAATTGATGAAGGCACTTGGAGGTTTTAATATGATAGATATATTCCCTTCCTCCAAATTTATTTACATGGTCAGTCGGGTCAGGTCTAGACTCGAAAGGATGCGTAGAGAAGCAGATGAGATACTTGAAAGCATCATCTCCGAGCGTAGAGCCAACTCCGCTTTGGCGTCAAAGATGGACAAGAACGAAGAGGATGATCTTCTCGGTGTTCTTTTGAATCTCCAAGACCATGGAAACCTTGAATTCGAATTAACAACAAGCGATATCAAAGCTATCATCCTG GGAATGTTCAGCGGTGGAGGTGACACTTCGTCAACAGCTTTAGAGTGGGCAATGTCAGAATTGGTAAAGAACCCGAGAGTAATGGAAAAGGCACAAAAAGAAGTGAGACAAGTCTTCAATGATATTGGAACTATTCCTGACGAAGCAAGCCTTCATGATTTAAAATTCTTGAAGTTGGTTATCAAAGAAACTCTAAGATTACATCCCTCTGGACCATTGATTCCAAGAGAGTGTGGGAAGAGGTGTAATGTTAATGGATACGACATCCACGTCAAAAGTAAAGTATTGATTAATGCATGGGCAATTGGAAGAGATCCTAATTATTGGAATGAACCTGAGAGATTCTATCCAGAGAGATTCATCAATGTTTCGACTGATTTTAAGGGTAGCGACTTCGAATTCATCCCATTTGGTGCTGGAAAGAGGATGTGCCCTGGCATGTTGTTTGCTACAGCCAACATTGAGTTTCTACTTGCGCAGATGTTATACCATTTTGACTGGAAACCTGCTGATGGATTGAAACCTGAAAATCTTGACATGACTGAGTCTCTTGGTGGCACAGTTAAGAGAAAACGAGATCTTAAGTTAATTCCCATTTCATATCGCTCACTCGTGGGATAA